From a region of the Molothrus ater isolate BHLD 08-10-18 breed brown headed cowbird chromosome 27, BPBGC_Mater_1.1, whole genome shotgun sequence genome:
- the FKBP10 gene encoding peptidyl-prolyl cis-trans isomerase FKBP10 gives MAMAPGSRCCLLLLLLLLLGVLGAPALGDPGPLEDVVIDRYYIPKICLREAQMGDFIRYHYNGTFKDGKKFDSSYDRGATVAGVVGVGRLITGMDRGLQGMCINERRHLIVPPHLGYGSIGVAGLIPPDATLYFDVVMLDIWNKNDKLQITTLSKPQRCNRTVENSDFVRYHYNGTLLDGTPFDSSYSKGSTYDTYVGTGWLIKGMDQGLLGMCAGEKRSIIIPPFLAYGEKGYGTVIPPQASLVFSVLLVDFHNPKDGVSLEHLEVPETCKRRAVTGDFVRYHYNGTLMDGTLFDSSYSRNQTYNTYIGKGYIIPGMDQGLQGVCVGEHRRVVIPPHLAYGENGAGDKIPGSAVLIFDVHIIDFHNPADPVEIETVFRPEGCNVTSRHRDFVRYHYNCSLLDGTRLFSSHDYEKPQEVTLGANKVIEGLNSGLLDMCAGERRVLIVPPHLGHGESGARGVPGSAVLRFEVELISMEEGVPEGYLFIWHGEPPANLYEQMDLNKDGGIPAEEFSTFIKTQVAEGKGRLMPSSDPEKVIADMFQNQDRNQDGKITPEELKLKSDEDQEKIHEEL, from the exons ATGGCCATGGCCCCGGGCAGccgctgctgcctcctcctcctcctcctcctcctcctgggcgTCTTGGGGGCCCCGGCGCTGGGCGACCCCGGCCCCTTGGAAGACGTGGTGATAGACAGATACTATATTCCCAAAATCTGCCTGCGGGAGGCGCAGATGGGGGATTTCATTCGCTACCACTACAATGGGACCTTTAAAGATGGCAAAAAGTTTGACTCCAG CTACGACAGAGGGGCCACAGTGGCCGGTGTGGTGGGCGTTGGGCGGCTGATCACGGGCATGGaccgggggctgcagggcatGTGCATCAACGAGCGGCGTCACCTCATCGTGCCACCCCACCTGGGCTACGGCAGCATCGGCGTGG CGGGGCTGATCCCCCCAGATGCCACGCTGTACTTCGATGTGGTCATGCTGGACATCTGGAACAAGAATGACAAGCTGCAGATCACCACCCTGTCCAAACCCCAGCGCTGCAACCGCACGGTGGAGAACTCAGACTTTGTGCGGTACCACTACAACGGCACTCTGCTGGATGGGACCCCCTTCGACTCCAG CTACAGCAAGGGCAGCACCTATGACACCTACGTGGGCACAGGGTGGCTGATCAAGGGCATGgaccaggggctgctggggatgtgcGCTGGGGAGAAGAGGAGCATCATCATCCCCCCGTTCCTGGCCTATGGGGAGAAGGGCTACG GGACGGTGATCCCACCGCAGGCGTCGCTGGTGTTCAGCGTGCTGCTGGTGGATTTCCACAATCCCAAGGATGGTGTCTCCCTGGAGCACCTGGAGGTGCCAGAGACCTGCAAGCGCCGGGCTGTGACCGGGGACTTTGTCCGCTACCACTACAACGGGACACTCATGGATGGGACCCTCTTTGACTCCAG TTACTCCCGCAATCAGACCTACAACACCTACATTGGGAAGGGCTACATCATCCCTGGCATGgatcaggggctgcagggcgTCTGCGTGGGAGAGCACCGGCGAGTGGTCATCCCCCCACACCTGGCTTACGGGGAGAACGGTGCAG gGGATAAAATTCCCGGCTCAGCCGTGCTCATCTTTGATGTGCACATCATCGACTTCCACAACCCCGCGGACCCGGTGGAGATCGAGACCGTGTTCCGGCCCGAGGGCTGCAATGTCACCAGCCGCCACCGCGACTTCGTGCGCTACCACTACAACTGCTCCCTGCTGGATGGCACCCGGCTTTTCTCCTC ccATGACTACGAGAAGCCCCAGGAGGTGACTCTGGGGGCCAACAAGGTGATTGAGGGGCTCAACAGTGGCCTGCTGGACATGTGTGCAGGGGAGAGAAGGGTGCTCATCGTGCCCCCACACCTGGGCCACGGGGAGAGTGGAG cCCGGGGGGTGCCTGGCAGCGCCGTGCTGCGCTTCGAGGTGGAGCTGATCTCCATGGAGGAGGGGGTTCCTGAGGGCTACCTCTTCATCTGGCATGGGGAGCCACCAGCCAACCTGTACGAGCAGATGGACCTCAACAAGGACGGGGGGATCCCTGCTGAAGAG TTCTCCACCTTCATCAAGACCCAGGTGGCAGAGGGGAAAGGCCGCCTGATGCCCAGCTCTGACCCAGAGAAAGTCATTGCTGACATGTTCCAGAACCAGGACCGCAACCAGGACGGGAAGATCACACCCGAGGAGCTGAAGCTCAAGTCGGATGAGGACCAGGAGAAGATTCATGAGGAGCTCTGA
- the KLHL10 gene encoding kelch-like protein 10, whose translation MERKMSDRSCSISNELRLEGRFCDVIISVDGVEFKAHKLILSCCSIYFRTLFTNWDSAGKMVYQIPGISAEMMGLIINYAYTGTVAITEDNVESLLAAADQFNVMGIVSLCCEFLSSRLCFENCIGICRLTDYYHCPDLRAAACVYILHHFEEVSQVSEEFLDLSAEELAHIIEKDELNVRREEAVFEAVLRWIAHDPQNRRQHIACLLSKVRLALLQSDYFMNNVKAHEYVKDNTNCKDLIISALSEIYDLNSYGQSSSVNANPLTRPRLPYAILFAIGGWSGGGATSAIETYDGRTDKWLNIPWEQESPVAYHGSAYLKGHVYVIGGFDGTDYFNIVKRFDPLQKTWQQVAPMHSRRCYVSVTVVDNFIYAMGGFDGYMRLNTAERYDPDTNQWTLITPMHEQRSDASATTLNGKVYICGGFDGDQCLSSAEVFNPTTNQWSQIAPMSSRRSGVGVMAYGNQVYAVGGFDGNSRLQSVEAYNPIANAWHAVPSMLNPRSNFGIEVMDGLLFVVGGFNGFSTTVATECYEEDTNEWYDAHSMGITRSAVSCCVVPGLSNVMEYIARQHYYQHSSSMDILFTSSTRSSPL comes from the exons ATGGAGAGGAAGATGAGCGATAGGAGTTGCAGCATCTCCAATGAACTCCGTCTGGAAGGGAGATTCTGTGATGTGATCATCAGTGTAGATGGGGTGGAATTCAAGGCTCACAAGCTCATCCTCTCTTGCTGCAGTATCTACTTCAG GACTCTGTTTACCAACTGGGACAGCGCAGGCAAGATGGTCTATCAAATCCCTGGCATTTCAGCTGAAATGATGGGTCTCATCATCAATTACGCCTACACCGGGACAGTAGCGATCACAGAGGACAACGTTGAGAgtttgctggctgcagcagatcAGTTCAATGTCATGGGCATCGTCAGCCTGTGCTGTGAGTTCCTCAGTTCCAGGCTGTGCTTTGAGAATTGCATTGGCATTTGCAGACTCACTGACTATTACCACTGCCCCGACCTGCGCGCAGCTGCCTGCGTGTACATCCTGCATCACTTCGaggaggtgtcccaggtgtccgAGGAGTTCCTGGACCTCTCTGCCGAGGAGCTGGCACACATCATTGAGAAGGATGAGCTTAACGTGCGGCGAGAAGAAGCCGTGTTTGAGGCTGTGCTGAGGTGGATCGCTCATGACCCGCAGAACAGGAGGCAGCACATCGCCTGCTTGCTCAGCAAG GTTCGACTGGCACTCCTACAATCCGACTACTTCATGAACAACGTCAAAGCTCACGAGTACGTGAAAGACAACACCAACTGCAAAGATCTCATCATCAGTGCCCTGTCCGAAATCTACGACCTGAACTCCTACGGCCAGAGTTCCTCAGTCAACGCCAACCCCCTCACCCGGCCGCGCCTGCCCTACGCCATCCTCTTTGCCATCGGGGGctggagcggcggcggcgccaCCAGTGCCATCGAGACCTACGACGGCCGCACTGACAAGTGGCTGAAcatcccctgggagcaggagagcccTGTTGCCTATCATGGCTCGGCTTATTTGAAAGGCCACGTCTACGTGATCGGTGGATTCGATGGCACGGATTATTTCAACATCGTCAAACGCTTCGATCCGCTCCAGAAGACGTGGCAGCAGGTAGCGCCCATGCACTCACGGCGCTGCTACGTCAGCGTCACCGTTGTGGACAACTTCATCTATGCCATGGGAGGCTTTGATGGGTACATGAGGCTCAACACAGCGGAGCGGTATGACCCAGACACCAACCAGTGGACCCTGATCACCCCCATGCACGAGCAGAGGAGCGACGCCAGCGCAACCACGCTGAATGGAAAG gtgtaCATCTGTGGTGGGTTTGATGGTGATCAGTGCCTCAGCTCAGCTGAAGTGTTCAACCCCACCACAAACCAGTGGTCCCAGATCGCCCCaatgagcagcaggagaagtgGAGTTGGGGTGATGGCGTATGGGAACCAGGTGTACGCG GTCGGAGGGTTTGACGGGAACAGCCGGCTGCAGAGCGTGGAAGCGTACAACCCCATCGCCAACGCCTGGCACGCCGTGCCCTCCATGCTAAACCCACGCAGCAACTTTGGCATTGAGGTGATGGACGGCCTCTTGTTCGTGGTGGGGGGCTTCAATGGGTTCAGCACCACCGTGGCCACCGAGTGCTACGAGGAGGACACCAACGAGTGGTACGATGCCCACAGCATGGGCATCACCCGCAGCGCCGTCAGCTGCTGCGTGGTGCCAGGACTCTCCAATGTCATGGAATACATCGCCAGGCAACACTActaccagcacagctcctccatgGACATCTTGTTCACCAGCTCAACTCGGAGCTCGCCGTTGTAA
- the NT5C3B gene encoding 7-methylguanosine phosphate-specific 5'-nucleotidase codes for MVEDEFLLGAKLPRTLEPEAVDLAEALLPYIPGHAGSCTCTVLVEQSQPSTTERGRNAAGAPPAAAGPRSGAGPRSGPAPRLRGPERAERAEMVPELGKATVRIRQPERVREIIQALREQGVAKLQVISDFDMTLSRFGCNGRRCPTSHNILDTSRVISEDGKKKLKDLLHYYYPIEIDPNRTLEEKRPLMVEWWTKAHELLVQQKIHKSDIAQIVRESEAMLRDGFKEFFDQLHKNNIPLFIFSAGVGDILEEIIRQANVFYPNVNVVSNYMAFSDEGVLTHFKGPLIHTYNKNNSVLQGTGYFQQLSTRTSIILLGDSMGDLTMADGVPSVENILKIGFLNDKVEERRKKYLDSYDIVLESDETMDVVNGILRYLLAET; via the exons ATGGTGGAGGATGAATTTTTGCTAGGTGCCAAGCTACCCCGCACGTTGGAGCCAGAGGCAGTGGACCTTGCTGAG GCCTTGCTTCCCTACATCCCGGGTCATGCTGGCTCCTGCACCTGCACTGTCCTggtggagcagagccagccat CAACCACGGAACGCGGCCGGAACGCGGCCGGagccccgcccgccgccgctgGGCCCCGTTCCGGTGCCGGGCCCCGTTCCGGTCCCGCCCCGCGGCTGCGCGGCCCGGAGCGAGCGGAGCGAGCGGAGATG GTGCCCGAGCTGGGGAAAGCCACGGTCCGGATCCGGCAGCCCGAGCGAGTGCGGGAGATCATCCAGGCTCTCCGGGAGCAGGGGGTGGCCAAACTGCAG GTCATTTCTGACTTTGACATGACGCTGAGCAGGTTTGGTTGCAATGGCAGGCGCTGCCCCACATCTCACA ataTCCTTGATACCAGCCGTGTTATCAGCGAGGATGGCAAGAAGAAG CTGAAGGATCTGCTCCACTATTACTATCCCATAGAAATAGATCCCAACCGGACCCTGGAAGAGAAACGTCCCCTCATGGTGGAGTG GTGGACCAAAGCCCatgagctgctggtgcagcagAAGATCCACAAAAGTGACATAGCCCAGATTGTCAGAGAGTCAGAAGCAATGCTCAG GGATGGCTTCAAGGAGTTCTTTGATCAGCTGCATAAGAACAACATCCCCCTGTTCATCTTCTCTGCTGGGGTTGGGGACATCCTGGAGGAGATCATCCGTCAGGCCAACGTCTTCTACCCCAATGTCAACGTGGTGTCCAACTACATGGCCTTCAGTGATGAG ggagtCCTCACACACTTCAAGGGGCCCCTCATCCACACCTACAACAAGAACAACTCCgtgctgcagggcacagggtacttccagcagctgagcaccAGGACGAGCATCATCCTGCTGGGGGACTCCATGGGTGACCTGACCATGGCAGATGGTGTTCCCAGCGTGGAGAACATCCTCAAGATTGGCTTTCTCAATGACAAG gtggaagagaggaggaagaagtaCCTGGACTCCTATGACATTGTGCTGGAGAGTGATGAGACCATGGACGTGGTGAACGGGATCCTGCGGTACCTCCTGGCTGAGACATGA